From a region of the Streptomyces puniciscabiei genome:
- a CDS encoding VOC family protein, whose translation MKALATLARLYVYDLDEALPALRALTGQDVRTRFSHGGVEVASLGGFLLVAGDEQALAPFREVQSTVLVDDLDGLPALLTAHGGKIVDGPNKVPTGRNAT comes from the coding sequence ATGAAGGCACTGGCGACGCTCGCCCGGCTCTACGTGTACGACCTGGACGAGGCGCTGCCCGCACTGCGCGCGCTGACGGGCCAGGACGTCCGCACCCGCTTCTCCCACGGTGGCGTGGAGGTCGCGAGCCTCGGCGGCTTCCTGCTCGTCGCGGGGGACGAGCAGGCCCTCGCCCCGTTCCGTGAGGTGCAGAGCACGGTGCTCGTGGACGACCTGGACGGGCTGCCCGCGCTCCTGACGGCCCACGGCGGGAAGATCGTCGACGGCCCGAACAAGGTGCCCACGGGCCGCAACGCGAC
- a CDS encoding right-handed parallel beta-helix repeat-containing protein produces MAQGTVQVTHTGTSRWRRRTGEYASLAAALEAATDGDVLTIAPGTYRENLVVQRAVTLRGPEGSPGSVRIAPVDGVPLTVRASAVVQDLHVEGQDAAAPALLVEEGTPELMDVRIVTRSAAGIEVRGGARPTVRRCTVDNPAGIGIAVLDGGGGVFEECEVVAAGQAGVAVRGGGHPRLERCRLHHASGTGVTVTGENSALEAVGCEIYEVRGSGVQVTQRATAQLTDCDVHRTTADGVTLDTDAVLTLADCHLHDIPENAVDLRSRSVLTLTRTTVRQFGRNGLSVWDPGTRVDAHQCEIFDSTGDYPAVWVSDGATAVLDSCRVHDVPDALFVLDRGSRADVVDSDLSQVRNTAVSVSDGATAQLDDCRIREAATGAWFRDHGSGGTLNNCTLDGTQTGVIVTKGADPTIERCTVDSPAEAGFYVSAGGRGSFLNCRVSGSGGYGFHVIDGCRATLRKCRTERCARGGYEFADAGPDTASGTGPVVEDCTSDESGGMRPPTVRETSVQTMSPSPGLLGSIPGQRSTEQEPLIAPAQPAKPVRTSKDVLGELDALVGLESVKREVRALTDMIEVGRRRQQAGLKAASVKRHLVFTGSPGTGKTTVARLYGEILASLGVLEKGHLVEVSRVDLVGEHIGSTAIRTQEAFEKARGGVLFIDEAYALSPQDAGRDFGKEAIDTLVKLMEDHRDAVVVIVAGYTAEMERFLSVNPGVASRFSRTITFGDYGPEELLRIVEQQADEHEYRLAPGAAEALLKYFTAIPKGPAFGNGRTARQTFEAMVERHASRVAQLADPSTDDLTLLFAEDLPELP; encoded by the coding sequence ATGGCACAGGGCACGGTCCAGGTGACGCACACCGGTACGTCGCGGTGGCGGCGCCGCACAGGCGAGTACGCGTCGCTCGCCGCCGCCCTGGAGGCCGCCACCGACGGCGACGTCCTCACCATCGCCCCGGGCACCTACCGGGAAAACCTCGTGGTCCAGCGGGCGGTGACACTCCGTGGCCCCGAGGGCTCCCCCGGCTCGGTTCGGATCGCGCCCGTGGACGGTGTGCCGCTCACCGTGCGCGCCTCGGCCGTAGTGCAGGACCTGCACGTGGAGGGCCAGGACGCGGCGGCACCCGCGCTGCTGGTCGAGGAGGGCACACCCGAGCTGATGGACGTGCGGATCGTGACCCGGTCCGCCGCAGGCATCGAGGTGCGCGGTGGCGCCCGCCCGACCGTGCGTCGCTGCACCGTCGACAACCCGGCCGGCATCGGCATCGCCGTACTCGACGGCGGGGGCGGGGTGTTCGAGGAGTGCGAGGTCGTCGCGGCCGGGCAGGCGGGCGTGGCCGTCCGGGGCGGTGGGCATCCGCGCCTGGAGCGCTGCCGGCTGCACCACGCCTCGGGCACCGGGGTGACCGTGACGGGCGAGAACTCCGCGCTGGAGGCGGTGGGTTGTGAGATCTACGAGGTCCGCGGCTCCGGCGTGCAGGTGACCCAGCGGGCGACCGCGCAGCTGACCGACTGCGACGTGCACCGCACCACCGCCGACGGCGTCACCCTGGACACGGACGCCGTCCTCACCCTCGCCGACTGCCACCTGCACGACATCCCGGAGAACGCCGTCGACCTGCGCTCCCGTTCGGTGCTCACGCTGACCCGGACGACGGTCCGTCAGTTCGGGCGCAACGGCCTGTCGGTGTGGGACCCGGGGACCCGGGTGGACGCCCACCAGTGCGAGATCTTCGACAGCACCGGCGACTATCCGGCGGTGTGGGTCAGCGACGGCGCCACCGCCGTCCTCGACTCCTGCCGGGTGCACGACGTACCGGACGCGCTGTTCGTGCTGGACCGCGGTTCGCGCGCGGACGTCGTGGACAGCGATCTGTCGCAGGTGCGCAACACAGCGGTGTCGGTGAGCGACGGGGCGACCGCGCAGCTCGACGACTGCCGGATCCGCGAGGCGGCGACCGGAGCGTGGTTCCGCGACCACGGCAGCGGCGGCACGCTGAACAACTGCACCCTGGACGGCACGCAGACCGGCGTGATCGTCACCAAGGGAGCCGACCCGACCATCGAGCGCTGCACGGTCGACTCCCCCGCCGAGGCCGGGTTCTACGTCTCGGCCGGCGGCCGCGGCAGCTTCCTGAACTGCCGGGTCAGCGGCAGCGGCGGCTACGGCTTCCATGTGATCGACGGCTGCCGGGCGACCCTGCGCAAGTGCCGTACGGAGCGCTGTGCGCGCGGCGGTTACGAGTTCGCCGACGCGGGCCCGGACACCGCGTCCGGCACGGGTCCGGTCGTGGAGGACTGCACCAGCGACGAGAGCGGCGGCATGCGGCCGCCCACGGTCCGCGAGACCTCCGTACAGACCATGTCGCCCTCCCCCGGGCTGCTCGGTTCGATCCCCGGGCAGCGCAGCACGGAGCAGGAGCCGCTGATCGCCCCCGCCCAGCCGGCGAAGCCGGTGCGGACGTCGAAGGACGTGCTCGGAGAACTCGACGCGCTGGTGGGCCTGGAGAGCGTCAAGCGCGAGGTGCGCGCGCTGACGGACATGATCGAGGTGGGCCGGCGCCGGCAGCAGGCGGGGCTGAAGGCGGCCTCGGTCAAGCGGCATCTGGTCTTCACCGGCTCCCCGGGCACCGGCAAGACGACGGTCGCCCGCCTCTACGGCGAGATCCTCGCCTCCCTCGGCGTGCTGGAGAAGGGCCACCTGGTGGAGGTCTCCCGGGTGGACCTGGTGGGCGAGCACATCGGTTCGACGGCGATCCGCACCCAGGAGGCGTTCGAGAAGGCGCGCGGCGGTGTGCTGTTCATCGACGAGGCGTACGCGCTCTCCCCGCAGGACGCCGGGCGCGACTTCGGCAAGGAGGCCATCGACACGCTGGTGAAGCTGATGGAGGACCACCGGGACGCGGTGGTGGTGATCGTCGCCGGCTACACGGCCGAGATGGAGCGCTTCCTGTCCGTCAACCCCGGTGTGGCCTCCCGCTTCTCCCGCACCATCACCTTCGGCGACTACGGCCCCGAGGAGCTGCTGAGGATCGTGGAGCAGCAGGCAGACGAGCACGAGTACCGGCTGGCGCCGGGCGCCGCCGAGGCGCTGCTGAAGTACTTCACGGCCATCCCGAAGGGCCCGGCGTTCGGCAACGGCCGCACCGCCCGGCAGACCTTCGAGGCGATGGTGGAGCGGCACGCGAGCCGCGTCGCCCAGCTGGCGGACCCGAGCACCGACGACCTGACCCTGCTCTTCGCCGAGGACCTGCCGGAGCTGCCCTGA
- a CDS encoding Rv1733c family protein produces the protein MGAISGLWRWRHNPLRRPTDLAEAWVALVALVLIAVAAPVVGCLVGTAAQDSLQRSVREQRHTRHLVTATVLRDLGEVPLETDPDTTPAREIRRRVLADWTAPDGTPRHGPALANLKFPHTGAHFGLWTDPHGRITTRPLDSATATTHAVLAGMGAALLTAGLVEGGRRLTVWRMVRGRYARWEQAWDRAGPDWGKAGTGC, from the coding sequence ATGGGGGCAATCAGTGGCCTGTGGCGCTGGCGGCACAATCCGCTGCGCCGCCCGACCGACCTGGCCGAGGCATGGGTCGCCCTCGTGGCGCTGGTGCTGATCGCCGTTGCCGCGCCCGTGGTCGGCTGCCTCGTCGGCACCGCCGCCCAGGACTCGCTGCAGCGGTCCGTGCGCGAACAGCGGCACACGCGTCACCTCGTCACGGCCACGGTGCTGCGCGACCTGGGCGAGGTCCCCCTGGAGACCGACCCCGACACCACCCCGGCGCGCGAGATCCGCAGGCGCGTCCTCGCCGACTGGACCGCACCGGACGGCACCCCCCGGCACGGCCCGGCCCTGGCGAATCTCAAGTTCCCGCACACCGGCGCCCACTTCGGACTCTGGACGGACCCGCACGGCCGAATAACGACCCGCCCGCTGGACTCCGCCACCGCCACGACACACGCGGTGCTCGCCGGGATGGGCGCGGCCCTGCTGACCGCGGGCCTGGTCGAAGGCGGCAGGCGGCTCACGGTGTGGCGCATGGTCCGCGGCCGGTACGCACGCTGGGAGCAGGCCTGGGACCGGGCGGGCCCGGACTGGGGCAAGGCGGGCACCGGCTGCTGA